The genome window gataaacgaggaattttaaatgaattttttcgtaagctgcagtcagaagtgacgagtctaattgcagcttagtaaatgaatttttatggatttttggtaaagagttagatcttgaaattttaatACAAGGCCTAACCCTCCGAGAGATATGCCACATAAAacaatcataatttttgaagacttgtaaacagGTAAACATGTCACCAAAAACAGCCTATTTTTCGGTGACATGAACTTGCCTAATTGATGTTAATGTTGGCTAAATGACAAGTTACAAACTAGTTATTGAATATATGGCATGCTTTGATTGATAAGTGTGTAAAAAAAGGGGTCCGTAGGGTGATGGCCATTGTATAAAATGACCAATCTAACCATCTTATGGATGTTATGATATAGTTTGACTCTAAACAAGCTAGGTGGGGGCTTGGAGAGGAACGGGTCAAACAGATCAAGGATGCGAAGAATGTTTGCGCGGACGCGAGGTAACTAAAAGCTTATACCCTTTTTATAAGACATGCATTTATTCATAGATTGTAAATATGATAAAAGCTATATCCAAAATACGTTTCCGATACGAAATAATACGGATCGGAACATATAAAATGATGAAAATCCTTGGTTAATGGAAAAAGGGATCTAATGAtaaaatccgaaatgggtcggatggGCGAATTGGTAgttaaaaaccatgttttgttATGTATGTAAACGTTTGGTCATATAGGCCAAACGAGCCAATGGTGATGATAACACCATTTGGCAATATCGACTAACATTTGGTTGTCAAGTTATATGTTCACAGGATTGAACAGAAATTGAATAATTGCGTCGCTTTGGAATAGCGGCTAATAAAAGCAAGGTATAAAAATGAAACGGGTCTATATGTTGACCGGACCAGGTACGCATAAATAAGATATTAGTTACAAGAACGATTTTGGGTCAAATATTTAGTGTAAGCCCGTCATCGTaaatgaggggctaaagttgaccaaaatgcccttgatggaTAAAACGGGTAAACGACCCATATGGATTGTTTAGGAACTTGCGTTATATTTATGGAATATAGGTAGATACCTTGAAGGTAGAATTTTGAAGTGTGAAAAGAAAAGAGCGGATTATAGACTAAATTGCTTAAAAttccctaaacgggtcaaaagtcttAGTAATTCGATTTCAtgccgagagcttgaaatctcATATTTTATAAGCTCGGGTGTAGGGTTATAACTCCATATGACGGAAAATTAAATTGCGGAcgagtaggaaaaagaatcgcatAAAACGGACATCTTGATCAAAAGTCATGAAACTTTAAAGTTAGAATTCCTATCGAAAATCGGAGCTGGGCAAATGCAGCAACTAGCTGCAACATTCTGGAAAAAGGGAGGCGTCGCGCCGCGCGACAGGGTGGGCCTTAGgtcgtcgcgcgacgcgacggggtGCCAGTTGCGCGAAAATCGTTTGTTTAATCTGTTATGCATTGCGAACCCATTTAAATACGTTTTAAGCTACGTATGACTAATCtaactcatgttttatgagttgCAGGTAAAATCCTAgtaccggaggacgatcaagttCAACAAAGAACCGAACACGTTCAAGATACAAGCTTCCGCACGGCGTTTCGTAGTCATTTTAAACGACGAACTTATTTATATtatgttgtaaacttttaagttgtaaaagttttaaattactcgtattttctaaggatccttaatcgtaattacatgtttattttcgttatatatacgaaaacctttaaaataataacaagggtgttacattcTTCTGGTTTACAATGATTAAAAAAACATTACTAAATCTTTGGTTTGCGGATATGTTATAAAATTCTAGGTGTTAGGGCTAGGGGTCAATAAATTAACCTTTGGACGTGGTTCAAACCCGCTCACTTAAAATATCCATATTCACAACCCAATCCAACCCAACTCAACCCAACTCAACCGGCCTTAAATAAAAAGAACTAATTTTTCATTTCTTCCATTATACAACCAACCTTTCATACCCATTAACAACTCAACCCAAACaaacttttattaaaaaaaatatatattttatatcaaaatgtgtttttttaacaaaatatatttttaataaaatttataattGAATGTTTACAAATTTATTTTAAGAAATATTGTGTATTTAATTTTTCTTATAAGATTGTTTATAAAAAGTTATTTGAGTAATTAAATTGCTAGGGGAAGTAGTAGTTAATAAAAAATGGTGTATCAATCAAGTTTGAAGAACTGGATGAAGTTGAGCATGGTTTTAGGTCATGACCTAGGTTGCTTAACAACTTGGTCGTTggtttcaatttcttttcttcttctttttttctgATTTTAGTACGACCAATATTATTTTGTATAAGTGCCAATCAACCCAAACAAAGATCCAGGGGCGGATATAGCTAATAAATAGGGGTAGCCCCCGCTACCTCTTAACGCTCCGGtagtagtgtaaattttggaaatatttgactttttttatttttttttatttctttaccCCCTTTTTTGAAACGGGGCCCATATAAAAATTTTCTAGATCTGTCACTGCAAAGATCAGCAACGGGGATAGTTTTACAAGTAGATCTGTCAAAAGCATAGTGTTTGATAATATGACTAAcaagggttgagatcctgtacaaacagtgctaattataagaaccgtaagaacagatctcaatcgttaataattaaaatcaagggttgatattgattataaataaaacccttataattaaaacttactactaacaaattatgggtaattttgtaaaattactagtcatttgaccattttccattaaatacaaattccaccaaggttttttaaactaaaataacttttatatacttcattatttaaaaaaaatatatataccataaaatcaagtatttttttatctttaatatgagtaccatattgttataccttttttgtatttataaaagtgatttttaaaaaagttaacaaaatgtattttataattgtgctgataacgtgctgattatgtgttagttacaaaataatacaaacaaacatcaaaagtagatataattagcacatctggtgtgctgataatggagaatgattgaggatgttgtgctaatgtcgtttatgttgataatgaagaatgattgaggacgatgtgctgataatgaagaacaattaaggatgttatgctaattatatagtggtgtgctgattatatttttttgtaattatttttaattagttataaataaatatggtcaaaaggTCTAAATcacccctaaactaattttttattgatggacacttgtcaattatgtgttgGTTCTTACGattcttacaaacttaagtgtttgtatttgatcccattcctgACTAACAAATAGAAGATGTGTTACATATCTATGATGTTATATCAACATACTCAAAGAatcattatttatttttttgttttgaaaTAAAATAGAGGAAAAAACAAAGACATTGATAATGGACCATACTTTTGAAATCCTGGACCCATCAcatggtttgtttgtttgtttcatcGTCACTCTATCGCGCCTTCCAAGTCCGGGTCGGGCAGTTAACCAGATCCACTTCCTTATGTATACATCGTCTCACTCTTGATTTCGGATCACCATCCACAACCGTAGATCTCTCGCAGGTTCGTCTCTTTTCTGCCTTATTTCATTTCATATAATATGCTTAATTTGTTGATGTTCCTACATTTTGCCAATTTAAATGGATCAATGCAACTTCATTCCTGATATTTACTTATAATCAAGATTCCAACGTATTTTTCTTTGTACAACACTTCATTGATTATTTATATACAAATTATTATTAACTTGCACTTTATCATGGAAATCTTTTTGTTTCAACTCTACAAGTTGATCATTAATGGATGAATAGTTAAGGGATGAGATCGGTACAAACGAGTATAACAGATTTTGTTGTTTCGGTACCGGCATTGGCGCAGGTTAGAAGGGGCGGGGGCACCCGACCCCCaaaacttttcgctcagtagtgtagtatatgtggttttcgtatagaaatgtttgggtatatacgtttttgaccccctggttctatagaaatttttgggtatatacgttttcgacccccccccccccgggtcggaaatctcaagcttcgccattgGGTACCGGTATCATTGTTTAGTCAGTATCGGTTTGGTAGGGTACTGGTACTCGGCAAAAATGTTCATTTCATCCCTAATTATTGCAActcttggttttaaaaaacgcAAGGCGTTTGGGTCTCGAAAGCCTAGGCATGAGGCAACGTCCTACATACCCCACTTTTGACCCAGATGTGCATGTGGGGCCACCTGAAGGCTTCGCGCCCCAAGTGcgcttttttaaaaccaaggtgcATCCCCATTGCAATTTATCCGGTCCATAGTTTAGTTTTGAGTTACTGGTCTATAGCCTGATAGATTACAGAAACCGTTACCTGTAACGCTCCAAACAAAAGGTGTCATGAACAAACGCAGCATTCGAAAGGAAGAGCTTCTGGAGGCCGAGGTAAAACGATTAAGAGAAGAGCTCAACAAGGCTAATCTGGAGAAAAGCGAAATAAACTCCGAGTATGAAAAGTTAACTACAATTTGCCGATCACAAAGACAACAGTTACACACGATTAAACAAGCTCTTTCTTCTTTTACCACACCGGGAATTCAACAGCAGGTGAAATATTTCTTGAGGTTCATTAATATCTAACGGGTCAATTCGGTTTATGTTTTTTCTCTAACGGGTCAAATGTTTTAATGGGCACAGGGTCCGGGATTGTTTAACAAGAGTTCGACAAGCCCAGATCACAGCTCATGGCAGGCCTTTCCCGAAGATCACAACTCTACGCCTGTTGGAACAACCAACAGCCACCAGAACAGGTCAGTAGCTGCCAGATCTCCGGTAACCTCACCCGTCATCAACTTGAACCAGTCTCAGCGGTTTGGTGGATTGGAGAGCAATGAAAGAAACATGACGTCTCAACCTCCTGGATGGGCTGCCTTCTAGTTGATCCTTCATTACTGTAGGTGCTCTGTCGAATTTTGTTATAATAATTGGTTTTGGCTGTTGCATTTTGAGCTCTGACTCATATGATTGATGTAGATTTGAACTTTTTAGGCAATTATCAAACGTCTCGAGCATACTAATGTGATTATTGGTCTAGTTCACTTGATGCAAGTAGAAATTAAGAACAAAATCTCTACAAATAGGCACATAGTGCTCACACGATACACTCGTTTCATGCATAATCCAACTTATTGCTGTGTAAAATTTATATCAATccatgacaaaaaaaaaaaaaaaaaaaaaaaaaaaacaggttgTGGAAGTTACAGTCTAAGACCAACTTACAGGAATTGAAGTCTTCCCTTAAACTCAGATTTTCAATGTATCAATGAATGGAACACCGTCATCACTGAGTTTAGCGCGATCATAGAAGCTTTGTGTATATTCACCATATGTAAATGATTTGTACAAAGCCATCGAGTCTGAGTTTATCAGTTGTTCGGCCGGCTTAATTTCAAACTTTGAATCCGGATAGCAAAACGTCACTATTGAAAACCTATCTTTCTCTCTATTTACCGCTGCTCGATGATAAGGGGCTTTGTATATTCCATTGCTCACTAcctatcaatatatatatataaaagtttcAAGTCATTTGACCTTAAAACTTAACATCCTAAGTGGTACTATGTGAAAGTAAGAGTTGAGGTTACCTCCATTATGATGCCAATATTTACAACGACGCCATTGGTTATGGGTTCGACAAACACCCACTGGCCGTCTTTTAGGACTTGTAGTCCTGGGATGTTGCCACAATCAGTCAAGAGTGTGATCGCTGATATGTCAGCATGGGATGATATACCAATAACTCTTTGAGGCTCGGGACAAGGCGGGTAGCAATTCATCCTCACATCATAGCTTCCGCCTTCAAAAGCTTCAGAGAATCGTTTTGCATCGAGCCCTAATGCCATCGCGATGAACCCAATTATGGAAACTGCGATCTTCCTCATATTATGGGAGTATGTATCTAATGCTTCCCTGATTCACATAAACTCAACAGTTGTCAAAAGAGAAAAAAATGACTAGTTGGGCTTAATATCTGAatttaggggtgtaaacaagttGAAGCTGAGCTTGGCTCGTTTAACTTACGAGAGCTCGAGCTCTATTTCTAAAGCTTGAGCTTGGCTCACGAGtagtttttcaagctcgagctggGCTCGCCTTATTTATTAACtaagtcatatatatatatatatatatatatatatttatggtTATTCTTTGATGTATTATTTATTAGTTAATTCATATATATTTATAGTTATTCATTGATGCATAATTTaattataatatttatataacattatatatatatatatataattttattattttattattttatcataagtttatatat of Helianthus annuus cultivar XRQ/B chromosome 1, HanXRQr2.0-SUNRISE, whole genome shotgun sequence contains these proteins:
- the LOC110874831 gene encoding uncharacterized protein LOC110874831, whose translation is MVCLFVSSSLYRAFQVRVGQLTRSTSLCIHRLTLDFGSPSTTVDLSQPDRLQKPLPVTLQTKGVMNKRSIRKEELLEAEVKRLREELNKANLEKSEINSEYEKLTTICRSQRQQLHTIKQALSSFTTPGIQQQGPGLFNKSSTSPDHSSWQAFPEDHNSTPVGTTNSHQNRSVAARSPVTSPVINLNQSQRFGGLESNERNMTSQPPGWAAF
- the LOC110874818 gene encoding protein SRG1, giving the protein MATRNLGSSIPVASVKELVAQSLDAVPERYLRDVDGDCDYPTGDSSLQVPILDMSKLLHPQFHQLELQKLHHACKYWGIFQLIGHEVGGESVKTMHSKSQDFFNLSPEEKKLYAQQPGSLEGYGQAFVISEDQKLEWCDMIFLKAIPAQTRKLQFWPKQQPHGFREALDTYSHNMRKIAVSIIGFIAMALGLDAKRFSEAFEGGSYDVRMNCYPPCPEPQRVIGISSHADISAITLLTDCGNIPGLQVLKDGQWVFVEPITNGVVVNIGIIMEVVSNGIYKAPYHRAAVNREKDRFSIVTFCYPDSKFEIKPAEQLINSDSMALYKSFTYGEYTQSFYDRAKLSDDGVPFIDTLKI